The Sporocytophaga myxococcoides genome contains a region encoding:
- a CDS encoding fumarylacetoacetate hydrolase family protein: protein MKILAIGRNYADHIKELKNEQPEAPVIFLKPDTALLRNNSSFYYPDFSNNIHFEVELIIKISKEGKNIEEKFAHKYFQEIGLGIDFTARDIQDKAKAAGLPWTLAKGFNGSAPISEFVQKTNFKDLNNLSFSLIQNGELKQSGNSGQMIHNFDAIISYISKFITLKQGDIIFTGTPAGVGPVKIGDRLEGFIENEKFIDFEVK, encoded by the coding sequence ATGAAGATTCTTGCAATAGGGAGAAACTATGCAGATCACATTAAGGAATTAAAAAATGAACAGCCCGAAGCGCCTGTAATATTTTTAAAACCCGATACTGCATTACTCCGGAATAATTCATCATTCTATTATCCTGACTTCAGCAATAACATCCATTTTGAAGTTGAGTTAATAATTAAGATTTCAAAAGAAGGAAAGAATATTGAAGAGAAGTTTGCTCATAAGTATTTTCAGGAAATTGGTCTGGGAATTGACTTTACAGCCAGGGATATTCAGGATAAAGCGAAAGCTGCAGGCTTACCTTGGACTCTAGCCAAAGGCTTTAACGGAAGTGCTCCTATCTCTGAATTTGTTCAGAAAACAAATTTTAAAGATCTGAATAATCTCAGCTTTTCACTGATACAAAACGGCGAGCTAAAACAATCCGGAAATTCCGGACAAATGATACATAATTTTGATGCAATCATCAGTTATATATCTAAATTCATAACACTAAAACAGGGAGACATTATCTTTACCGGCACTCCTGCTGGAGTTGGACCTGTTAAGATTGGCGACAGATTAGAAGGCTTTATTGAAAATGAAAAATTTATTGATTTCGAAGTTAAATAA
- a CDS encoding M48 family metallopeptidase, whose product MENNTFPLLVSNIGPKWMRLMEMLNKVKLILLSFAIVIGCSKVPVTGRKQLDIVPNSQVLALAKTEYNEFLRTNKVVNNTSQAEEVEKVGRNIANAVEAYMKKEKQTKLLEGYNWQFNLVEDSQINAWCMPGGKVVVFTGILPITKNDAGLATVMGHEIAHAVARHGNERMSQGLTAQLGGLALDVALSSKPNETRNLFMAAYGVGTNVGILLPYSRLQESEADRIGLIFMSMAGYDPREAINFWERMEKASQGGEPPEFLSTHPSHKTRIEELKKQLPEALRYYNQAVSRR is encoded by the coding sequence GTGGAAAACAATACTTTTCCCTTATTGGTTTCTAATATAGGACCAAAATGGATGAGATTGATGGAGATGTTGAACAAAGTGAAATTGATACTATTGTCATTTGCCATAGTTATTGGCTGCAGCAAGGTTCCGGTGACAGGAAGGAAACAATTGGATATTGTTCCTAATTCGCAGGTATTGGCCCTTGCAAAGACTGAGTATAATGAGTTTTTAAGAACCAATAAGGTCGTAAATAATACATCACAGGCTGAGGAGGTAGAAAAGGTAGGACGAAATATTGCCAATGCTGTAGAGGCTTATATGAAGAAAGAAAAGCAGACAAAATTGCTTGAAGGGTATAATTGGCAGTTTAATTTGGTGGAAGATTCACAAATCAATGCTTGGTGTATGCCTGGAGGAAAGGTTGTCGTATTTACTGGTATTTTGCCTATTACTAAGAATGATGCCGGACTTGCAACAGTTATGGGACATGAAATTGCCCACGCCGTTGCAAGGCATGGGAATGAAAGGATGAGCCAGGGGTTAACTGCTCAGCTTGGAGGTCTGGCGCTTGACGTTGCTTTGAGTAGTAAACCGAATGAGACAAGGAATCTGTTTATGGCAGCATATGGCGTAGGAACAAATGTTGGAATTTTACTTCCCTATAGCCGATTACAGGAGTCAGAAGCTGACCGCATAGGTTTAATATTTATGTCAATGGCTGGTTATGATCCTCGAGAAGCGATAAACTTTTGGGAGAGGATGGAAAAAGCAAGCCAGGGAGGGGAACCTCCGGAGTTTCTTTCAACTCACCCAAGTCATAAGACCAGGATTGAGGAATTGAAAAAACAACTTCCAGAAGCTCTGAGATACTATAATCAAGCAGTTAGTAGAAGATAA
- a CDS encoding M23 family metallopeptidase: protein MKNLLISKLNKLIKYLLVILPLTSFSQTQIPVGYFLFPIKPGQQNFLAGNMGELRPNHFHGGLDIKTEMRIGLPVYASADGYVSRLKVSSFGYGNTVYITHPNGLVTVYAHLDKFNKEIGDFVRQFQYENQQFEVDFTLTEGKLPVKKGDIIALSGNSGSSGGPHLHYEIRDAKENLLNPLDFKFSELKDNIAPTFDKIALIATDEKSRVNQEFGRFEFKATKLGTNYTIPSKITAWGNVGLQIKVNDKMNGTANSYGVKYIRVYADGKIIFDHDLSTFGFHENRYINVHMDYEALLERGVKFQKCYISDGDKLSTYNRSLGKGLLNLIDGQNHKIEIEIEDSYDNISKLIFNIQSTEPVKGTIIPNSKATCDFEVSENVLKIRGKAANNCSAKLYSSNGLSTLTPDYFKNGQAIYLYDLRKGLPDSVALDNKTLHFNFVASIPPGQEKTIRSGNMTVKIPADAIFDTLYLQTNIDTTLEGKESFILGHYSTPLFTGIDVAYEAAHPEAIDRRCSYVNIKNKMRGQQHEKGCWNENTISFKTKSFGKFVIVEDSVKPIIKSLGVSGNCIKFTIADSKSGIDSFKATLNGEWILMNYDHKRNLLWSERYDKTVPLKGAFKLEVKDQAGNISTFSTNIP, encoded by the coding sequence ATGAAAAATTTATTGATTTCGAAGTTAAATAAGCTGATAAAATACTTATTAGTTATTTTACCTCTTACCTCTTTTTCTCAAACACAAATTCCAGTTGGCTACTTTCTGTTTCCGATAAAACCCGGCCAACAAAATTTTCTCGCCGGAAATATGGGAGAACTACGTCCAAATCACTTTCATGGTGGACTTGATATAAAAACAGAAATGAGAATAGGTCTTCCTGTTTATGCATCTGCAGATGGTTATGTCTCAAGGTTAAAAGTCTCTTCTTTCGGATATGGCAATACAGTATACATCACCCATCCAAATGGCTTGGTAACAGTATATGCACATCTAGATAAGTTCAATAAGGAAATCGGAGATTTTGTCCGACAGTTCCAATATGAAAACCAGCAATTTGAAGTAGATTTTACGCTCACAGAAGGTAAGCTTCCTGTTAAAAAGGGTGACATCATTGCTTTATCAGGAAACTCAGGTAGTTCAGGGGGACCACATCTTCACTATGAAATCAGAGATGCAAAAGAAAACCTTCTAAACCCTTTAGATTTTAAATTTTCAGAACTGAAAGATAACATTGCGCCTACTTTTGATAAAATAGCCCTCATTGCCACTGATGAAAAATCAAGAGTAAACCAGGAGTTTGGCAGGTTTGAATTTAAAGCAACAAAGTTAGGGACCAATTATACTATACCTTCCAAAATAACCGCTTGGGGCAATGTCGGTCTTCAGATTAAAGTAAATGACAAAATGAATGGAACAGCCAACTCATATGGAGTTAAATACATAAGAGTATACGCTGATGGAAAAATAATATTTGACCACGATCTGTCCACCTTCGGTTTTCATGAAAACAGATATATCAATGTCCACATGGACTATGAAGCACTTCTTGAAAGGGGAGTTAAGTTTCAGAAATGTTATATCAGTGATGGGGATAAATTAAGTACCTATAACAGGAGTCTGGGCAAAGGCCTTCTCAATCTTATAGATGGCCAGAATCATAAAATAGAAATTGAGATTGAAGATAGTTATGATAACATTTCAAAACTTATCTTCAACATTCAATCAACTGAACCTGTCAAAGGAACAATTATACCAAATTCTAAAGCTACCTGTGATTTTGAAGTTTCTGAAAATGTATTAAAGATAAGAGGTAAGGCAGCGAACAACTGCTCTGCAAAACTCTATTCTTCAAATGGATTATCCACACTAACTCCAGACTACTTTAAGAATGGACAGGCGATCTACCTTTATGATTTGAGAAAAGGTCTGCCAGATTCAGTAGCTTTGGACAACAAAACTCTCCATTTTAATTTTGTCGCGAGCATTCCACCGGGACAGGAAAAAACAATCAGGAGTGGTAATATGACTGTAAAAATTCCTGCTGATGCCATTTTTGATACGCTTTATCTGCAAACCAATATAGATACCACTTTAGAAGGGAAAGAATCATTTATACTTGGACATTATTCAACACCTCTTTTCACCGGAATAGATGTTGCATATGAAGCTGCCCATCCAGAAGCAATAGACAGAAGATGTTCCTATGTGAACATAAAAAACAAAATGCGCGGTCAACAGCATGAAAAAGGATGTTGGAATGAAAACACCATTTCCTTTAAAACCAAAAGCTTTGGAAAGTTTGTAATTGTGGAAGATTCAGTCAAGCCCATTATAAAAAGCTTGGGAGTATCTGGCAATTGTATAAAATTTACTATTGCTGATTCCAAATCAGGAATAGATTCTTTTAAAGCCACATTAAATGGAGAATGGATATTAATGAACTATGATCACAAGAGAAATCTGTTGTGGTCTGAGCGTTATGATAAAACAGTACCACTCAAAGGTGCATTTAAACTTGAAGTAAAAGATCAGGCAGGAAACATCAGTACATTTTCGACCAATATTCCTTGA
- a CDS encoding CAP domain-containing protein — protein sequence MRLITFSFLILLLSFRGLFAQTPIDFNNFDEKLLTQKIYLKLNEVRDSLGLSPFVKDSILTAAANNQAKYIKKVDNLVHNQDNPNMATVEQRVESFKGTHEKVAENVDVIYTDRPFTIYKEKEPIKINTYESAALAFVRSSLNTSSNSINLVNREFSATGIGIGIIPEKKCIYIAQVFGPMAYNFPSSIKNKDKKTFYPSKKINIENAFGIAPSNEVICGKCAGDFNKIPDYVENKIIVENGKVYYSFGDLGLFNKTFPETEGIFSFSVDIVLRSQFPCSSGNIVHRSFAFDGIMLVPVALKDLLKSNTKASSNALYAYLGEIPTELKNDEYVCNLMVIKDNHLCTYYVDYPRLSSSRSIISTEFFVDTLLKSEISKKKNLKFTIPFEKDKSVYSEQDIRPFYDSLNLNKYNITEVVVLAYSSIEGSTERNQELQKSRAESIIQVLQSFQLNDTIKRVIKAQENWDQFYRDVKNTPFNYLTKLSKEKIKEELQKDSLSRAMEFLLARERKAILFLKIVERIDLTRNKDSLAIHYKNALAKKDIPVATTLQTVIFDAISNGELSADLLTSLNPPKTKEFAQLINNQILFRKELGQKFDYIGELNQASALDPTNVYIKYNICDLTLKAWAADSAYLQSPEGFMKNIKALYNTKIDKKLINKLYLNFQILISPYFLTNKKFKYRDDAINLVKKYYKTTELNSDDLLAVAKFFAESGRQAWALEILFPIMQKGEYSEDMLFNFLSIAITRPELFEKKEFESYFLKAKDMNPLRFCSLFGIDKINFMLFKEEELKVYFCRACSPKQ from the coding sequence TTTGTCAAAGACTCCATACTGACAGCGGCTGCCAATAACCAGGCAAAATACATTAAAAAAGTAGACAACCTTGTCCATAATCAGGATAATCCCAATATGGCCACAGTGGAACAAAGGGTGGAAAGCTTTAAAGGTACTCATGAAAAGGTAGCTGAAAATGTTGATGTCATTTATACGGACAGACCTTTTACTATTTATAAAGAAAAAGAGCCAATTAAAATAAATACTTATGAAAGCGCAGCACTTGCTTTTGTAAGATCAAGTCTGAATACTTCCAGCAACTCAATAAACCTTGTAAACCGGGAATTTTCTGCTACAGGAATAGGGATAGGAATAATTCCTGAAAAAAAATGTATTTATATAGCTCAGGTATTTGGACCTATGGCTTACAATTTCCCCTCATCTATAAAGAACAAGGACAAAAAGACTTTTTATCCATCAAAAAAAATAAATATTGAAAATGCTTTTGGCATTGCACCTTCTAATGAAGTTATATGCGGAAAATGTGCCGGAGATTTTAATAAAATTCCGGATTATGTAGAAAATAAAATCATTGTAGAAAATGGGAAGGTTTATTATTCCTTTGGAGATCTCGGACTTTTCAATAAAACATTTCCTGAAACCGAAGGAATATTTTCTTTTTCTGTAGATATAGTTCTTAGAAGTCAATTTCCATGTTCTAGCGGAAATATAGTACACAGATCGTTTGCTTTCGATGGAATTATGCTTGTTCCGGTTGCATTAAAAGACCTTTTAAAATCTAACACGAAAGCTTCCTCCAATGCTCTATATGCATATCTTGGTGAAATTCCGACAGAATTGAAAAACGATGAATATGTGTGTAATCTGATGGTCATTAAAGACAATCACCTCTGCACCTATTATGTAGACTATCCCAGACTTTCTTCCAGCAGATCGATTATTTCTACAGAGTTTTTTGTTGACACTCTCTTGAAATCAGAAATCTCCAAAAAAAAGAATTTAAAATTTACCATACCATTTGAGAAAGACAAGTCTGTTTATTCTGAACAAGATATCAGACCATTTTATGACTCTCTCAATTTAAATAAATATAATATAACTGAGGTTGTTGTTCTTGCCTACTCATCTATTGAAGGTAGTACTGAAAGAAATCAGGAATTGCAGAAAAGCAGGGCCGAAAGCATCATCCAGGTATTGCAGTCTTTTCAGCTTAATGATACCATAAAGCGTGTAATTAAAGCCCAGGAAAACTGGGACCAGTTTTACCGTGACGTAAAAAATACTCCTTTTAATTACCTTACTAAATTAAGTAAAGAAAAAATAAAAGAAGAGCTCCAGAAAGACAGTCTTTCCAGAGCAATGGAATTTCTTCTTGCCAGAGAACGTAAAGCTATCCTGTTTCTTAAGATTGTTGAAAGGATAGACCTGACAAGAAATAAAGACTCTCTTGCTATTCATTACAAAAATGCATTGGCCAAAAAAGATATTCCGGTAGCCACAACTCTTCAAACAGTTATATTTGATGCTATTAGCAATGGAGAACTTTCTGCAGACTTGTTAACTTCGTTGAACCCTCCGAAAACAAAAGAATTTGCCCAGCTGATAAACAATCAGATACTATTCAGAAAGGAACTTGGTCAAAAATTTGATTATATAGGAGAGCTCAATCAGGCATCAGCATTAGACCCAACCAATGTATACATTAAATATAATATCTGTGATCTCACATTAAAAGCCTGGGCTGCAGATTCTGCTTATCTTCAGTCGCCGGAAGGCTTTATGAAAAATATAAAAGCACTTTATAACACTAAGATTGACAAAAAGCTGATCAATAAATTATATCTCAACTTTCAGATTCTGATTTCTCCATATTTTCTTACCAATAAAAAATTTAAATACAGAGACGATGCCATAAATCTGGTAAAAAAATACTATAAAACAACTGAGTTAAATTCTGATGATTTGCTTGCCGTTGCAAAGTTTTTCGCCGAAAGTGGTCGTCAAGCATGGGCGCTTGAAATTTTATTTCCTATTATGCAAAAAGGGGAATATTCAGAGGATATGCTATTTAACTTTCTCTCTATAGCAATTACAAGGCCCGAACTCTTTGAAAAAAAGGAATTTGAATCTTATTTTCTAAAAGCGAAAGATATGAATCCTCTTAGATTCTGTAGTCTTTTCGGAATTGATAAAATTAATTTTATGCTTTTTAAAGAAGAAGAACTAAAAGTATACTTTTGCAGAGCCTGTAGCCCAAAACAATAA
- the bcp gene encoding thioredoxin-dependent thiol peroxidase: MTLNTGDKAPLFEGKDQDGKVVKLSDFKGKKVVLYFYPKDDTPGCTAQACNLRDNYNALIKANYVVLGVSSDDEKSHQKFIKKYNLPFTLIADPDKTINELYGVWQEKTNFGKTYMGTVRTTFVIDENGVIEEIISKVTTENHTEQILK, translated from the coding sequence ATGACATTAAATACTGGAGATAAAGCCCCCCTATTCGAAGGCAAAGATCAGGACGGAAAAGTAGTAAAGCTATCTGACTTTAAAGGGAAAAAAGTTGTTCTTTATTTTTACCCTAAAGATGATACTCCTGGCTGCACAGCTCAGGCTTGCAATCTGAGAGATAATTACAATGCCCTGATTAAAGCCAATTATGTCGTGCTAGGCGTAAGTAGTGATGATGAAAAATCACATCAGAAGTTTATTAAGAAATACAATTTGCCTTTTACCTTGATTGCCGATCCGGATAAAACGATCAATGAACTATATGGCGTATGGCAGGAAAAAACCAATTTTGGTAAAACCTACATGGGCACAGTCAGAACTACTTTTGTCATTGACGAAAATGGTGTAATTGAAGAAATTATATCAAAAGTAACTACAGAAAACCACACTGAACAGATATTAAAATAA